In the genome of Juglans microcarpa x Juglans regia isolate MS1-56 chromosome 6S, Jm3101_v1.0, whole genome shotgun sequence, the window CTAGGATATTTGCCACTCATAAAAGGCCTATTGGTGTAGATGTTCATGAAAGGTCTATATCAAGAAGGTTAAGTCCTGCTCAATGTTCACCAAGGACAAGTTTATTACTTTGGCCTAGTTAACTTTAGACATAATTTGTAACGTTGTCCGATTAACTAAAAATTTGTATACAGTCACTAAACATGTGTAAAGCAGCAACTAAAGTGCTCAAGCATTCTTTTcatctgtatttatttatttttggataagtaataAAACTTCATTAAGAAGCACAAAAGGTACACGCCAGGTCCagaggaagtatacaagagaaacatcCATCTAGGAGAAAAagatataagaaaatcatgaacagtAAGCCTATTAAAGTCTATGGAAGTTgtccaaaggaaaaaaataataaaaaagaaagttttgaaCTCCTCCAGTGTCCACTCATGATCCTTAAATTTCCTACCATCTTGTTTCCCTTCAAATACACCATATGAGGCACATAAAGAACCATCTTTGACCTGCTGCAATTTGGGGGTTGGCACTTAACCCTCTCCAACTTTTCATCAATTCTCTTCACAAGATACTTAATTACAAACATATTTGTCTGATATATTAATCAGAAATCAAAACCATTTCAAGCTTAAGTTCATACAGCCCATAAATCAATAACTTACGTCAATGACTTCCCATGAAAGACAACTGGAGGGGCAATGGCAGCGAATATACAAAACCCAATGTGAATCTGCATTATGCCAAATGGATTGATGGACAGAAAAATGAGACACCCACTCATGAGGAGAATGGCTTAGAgagcaagatataaaatatgGCACATACCAAGTAGAATAGGAAAAACCAACCAAATTTCAGAGCACTATCTGTCCTGCAATGCAAACAAATCCATTCACAACAACCATCAGCACACTCAACACCACACTTCAATGAAATGACTGcagaaattatttgaatttagtACAAAATAGTTAAATGTGTTTCCTCTGACTAGGTTGAATCGCACACATAcacaagtgagagagagagagagagagagagagcaaacaTTTGAAGTGCTGAActttgaaacaaaagaaaatcattacaaataaaCAATAGCGTCAAAACAAAAGATATTGCCAATAGTCTCTAGACCAGAAAATATCTTCTCCCCAATAAACAGGTTTAGGGTAAGGTCACTGATCCAGCCTCATGTGCCTTGAGCTGTATCTACTTCTAATGTCATTGCAGCGATAAATGTCCCAACCAATTATTAGCGACTGTGACTTGTATTATCAGCTCCAGTGGGGGAAATAGACTCAAAGTTATATGTTATCATCTCTTCACAAATAGAAGGAAAGACTGGagcttttcttttctcatgCAGAAAAATAGTTTCATCCTCCATCAAACCACTATCACCTCCACACACTACCATGCCTATCAACACCCATGCTAAGCCACAAATCAATATGCATGTTCAGTTAAGATGACATccatatatagaaatttataagattagtGTTAAAGTAAGAGAGACCACCATATCAACAAGGAAGGTCAAAACACAACTTGAAAAGAAGACTGCAGACAAGAAAATTAGTTTCCATATCATTATTTCTCTGCATTATTAACACTAACCTCATAGCGCGATACAGAGGCCTGTACCATAGCACATATGACATTGGGCATCCAAGTAGAGCATAGAttgtggaaaggaaaaaaattttgacaccTGAGAGACTGAACCTCATCAGAAGAGTTAGATTGAACTGAAACCAATGCCTAACCATACTTGAATGCACAGATATGATTGAACAAAAGAAGCTCACCCCCGCCTCTGATCCAGCACACCATCACAGCGATCATGTTAAAAACCAGACAAAGAACTATACCTGCACAAAGAGTACCACAACAATATCACATATAGCTGCAGGCTTCCACAATAAATAGTTTTTGAGCAAAGTTATTAGCAAGAAAAAAACCACAACTGGAGCCTTATAATGGGAATTTATGATCTTGAAAACATTTAGAGAAAAAGGGGGAGTTTGGCAAGTAGAAACAGAAATAACACAAAAGAACAAGCAGAAAAAAGAGACCAAAGATAAGAGGGAATGACACAAATGAAGCTGAGTTTGggattaaaaacaaatataaaaactagagaaactaggatattttttggaaagaacaaGTGCAAATTTTTTACTCTTCTAAGCCTACTCTTCTATTAGTAAGAATAAAATCGTTTACTTATATTACAAAAGCAAGTGGAAAAATCAAGTCTTTTTCTAGTAACTATTTAGTCTCTATTATCCACTAAATGTGCCAATTAGTACAAACTAAGTATGAAGAAATTATACAGAGAGAAAAGAACAATTCGCTAGCAATTAAACAGTAAATGGAACCAAAACATTCCTCTTTGTTGGAAAGAAATTTGTTGTCCATGGATGGAGTTTGCCTCCGCATCACCTCGTCATAAACAAGATATATTAGTTTAAATCTTTTCTGCCGTAACTTCTTTTAGAATTGAAATTTTGTCATATAgatataaaaaaggaaaagaaaaaaaaagtatcacaCTTGCCAATTCCTTCATTTCAGTGGACgatcttagttttttttttttttttctcataggaaaaaacaaaattttagtagacgatataaatgaaaaaacatGATCTAAATGTAAGAAAAGGCAGTGATTATTAAGAGCTATACAATACTACTTACAAGACACGCATCCATATAAATATAGTTTCAGAACACACAAGTTTACGCATTAAAATGTATGACCTCCCATACCTAGCCAACTTGCAAAAGCCAGATACTGTAGCCTTTGAGCATGGACCGGTATTTCATTGGCTATATCATGATGAATAATTGGAAAAAATGGAGGCCAGTTTTTATCATCATTAGGGACACCAGCTGAACACAAAATTGAAACCAGAATTACCAAATTAGAGAAATAGAGAATAGAAAAACAGATTTAAAAATGCATAATGACCTGTAGATGCTATATGACATCGTAGTTACTTATAGAAACAATGTTGTGGCATCATAGTTTACCTTTAGTAACAGCATCTTCTCTCCGTCTTATTTCCTGTGAAAGGTAAGTTAGAGTACATTCAAATACAAGAATgattggtttaaaaaaaaaacaaaaacaagaatgaTTGGTCAAAGACTAAATCACATTCAAGTGTGACCATAACCAAAAAATGATATCAAGTACGCATCACAAGCTATAAAAATCATTGTCACCTAAGAcaacaaaatcttcaattttagaAATGATGGCTATAATTTCCAatgtagggaaaaaaaaaaacactttcagAAAAGACCTTAATCATAGAACTGCGGCACTAACCTTTTCCCGCCTTTTGAGATCTGATTCCCAAGCTGCaagttctctctctttgtttttagAGTCCTATTCCATACCATCAAGTACATAACTCAAATCTCTCAAAAAGTTCCAATGAACAGAACAGAATAGTAAAGCAAATAGCAACTTCAGTACTTTCATCGTATCCAACGGTATGTCCACTGTCGCATCATGCTTCTGACCAAAGCCCAAGGTTTCAGGTCCCAATGATGGAATGCGTGGCTTTGATCCAGGAGCGGCAGCTCCTTTctgcaaaagaaaaagtttcCATATGACGACACAATGGATAAGCAATTACCTTAACCACGTCTCTTTACGTTTCGTGTGgaaattcatttcaaaatttttatcgcatctcatctcatctcttttataaatataatttaaatacaaatattttcaaattaattattacaacattttcaaactaatcatttttattttttcaaaatttcaaataaaaaataaaaaacaattataactttttcaaaattttaaataaaaataatattataaaactatattctaataatattttaattttataatattttttatttaactttttctctcacatttttcaaaattaaaaaaatacccaattcaaattatctaattaatattcataaactatcttattactattcataaaattctcaacTTATCCCATCTCAAACAAGCAATAAATCTGCCTAGACAGGGAGTTCAAATGAAACAGTTATATCAATAGTCAATGGTTACATATTGTGTACGGTCAATTCTGGAACAGAATCCCACCAAACAGctataattcaaagaaaaacgTCTCTACCCCACAGTAATAAATTCTGGAAAAACGTCTCTACACAATTCTGGAACATTGTAATAAATTTACATATCGTGCAAATTTATGGGCTGCGGCTTCCCTACCCacagtatttatttatttattattggtaCCGAGTGTTAGGAAATACGTCTCTACTAATTTCGGGAGTGGACAGAAGTTTTCGCAAATACACctataattcaaagaaaaaatcccCTGTGGCGTCTAAAGATCGTTTGCCAGGAACTTGAACCTTAACCTGCGAGCATACCCCAAGCCCACTGCCTTTTTACCACTTCAGCCAACCCCCAGGTacacattatttatttctttacaaCTAAAATATCCGAGTAGCACCTCGATCTCATTTTAAACCTCAAACTGCACAAAACCTTCCATCTATAtcgctttcttttcttttcctcaattTTCTTCGCAACCAAACGGAGCAAAAACCGGGACTTCCAGATCCAGATCAAAGCTCCCGCTCCCGCCCAccaccaacaaaaaaaatacccaaactaCCTCCAAACATATAAAAAACCGAATACCAGCCCAATCACACACAGGCAAacaaagaattttttattttttattttttatagaattaagataaaagaaaaatgtcatTAAGAGATAAAAATGAGGGTGATCCAAGAGGCAAAAACTGAAAAACGAACCCGAATAGAAGggagacagacagagagagagataccgaAAAGGGATTGACCTCCTCCTCGTCAAATGGATTGGGGTCGTGGTGGTGCCGATTCATTGTGTcactctccccccccccccccccccccggccctctctctctcactcccaCTTTTCAGATCACTAAAATTTTGCAGAGAAAAGCTCCGAGTAGAGTGCCAAATTCTCACTACTTCTCAGAAGGAGACAGAGAGACAACCGGAGTGTGCGCGAGCGCTTGTCACTTTTGAGCCTTTTAATTCGGCTTGTTTACTACGCGGGActagttttagaaaattttcttgtaatggaagtttggttttaaacatatgCACCGAGATGTCAAAATATTTACACTGGCTGCCCTTTCCCGTTTTGGCGGTGAATTTTGGAATTGGGCTGACTTTCTTGCGCTGAGACTTGGTTTGAGGAATGAGAATATATTATAagtgttgaaaatatttgtaaacaatagtaaaaaaataataataaaataataataaaatattaaatagtaataaaaaatagataaaaagtaatgaatagtaaaaaaataggtgaaaagtaataataaagtaaaaaatagtagtgaaaatatctcaaatactctcattacccaaacacaCCTGTTTTGATACACAACCTCTCcatatttcacattttttttaaattttttaattttttaatattttttttgagtttattatttttaaattatttcaaattttctattcattatttatatttatatctttgataaaagaaaaaaaataattaaaaaaaatgtgaagtgtAGAGTATAAGGagattgtgaagatttattcttcTACTAATAAAGTAATAAGTACGCCgttatttaaaaagtaaataaaatattattataatattatttttattttaaaataataaaattaaattatttattacatttatataaaaatttgagaaaattataataattaaattagttgagatgaaattaaacggtatgaaaattgaataaaatattattaaaatatttttttaatattatttttatttaaaatttaaaaaaaattaatttttttattatatattacataaaaatttgaaaaatttataataattaaattaattgagattaaatgagataagatagtttataaaaacaaacgagatcttagtattaataaaaataaaagctaatACATATTGCTTTAACGTGGATTTTATCAATATACAAAAAACATTTAGGGTAAGTTTGGAATTTAAACacaactcaatttatttcaactcatcattacaatttttttaaatttcaacacaaaatataataaacaattcaatttttttaaattttaaaatattaataatattaaaaaataatattctaacaatattttatcatctcaactcaattcaaattaattcagttcaacatccaaatacagctttaaaaatattatttaggaGGATATAATCACAAGTGATATATTGGTCGTTAccaattatgctattgagtacgcatattaattttgtgatcgataaatatttttaactctCGAATCTTCACAAATGTgtagattttaatttaagttaTTTGCCACAATGGTGGAGAGAATCGACATTCTCTATGGCTGTGATAACAACATCTCCCAccaaaatgaaagaattttgttGAAGAGAGTTTGCCAACCGAGAAGCCAAGGGCCCAAGAGGTAAATtgcattcaaaaattaaaaaataaaagaaaataaattggtaAATTGGGTTTGTCGTAATTTTACACACCAAACGGTAGAAGATATGTTTCTTCCGCAAAAGATACCCCTCAACCGACGGATGGTGGTGGGTTGGCAACTAATAATTCAGGAAATTCCTTTTCCAGTTGGCACAGTTAAATTTGGCGGAAGGAAATTGCTGCTATTCCCGCGGCGCCCCCGGCTgctgggaattttttttttttgaaaacactgtTTTGTCCGCTTAGTTTGACCgctggttaattttttttatttaataattaaaaaaataattttaaatatattgatatatttttttttatttttaaaaatatttaaatgtattaaaaaaatgtaaaaaaaaaatacctggGCGATACACTCAACGGTAAAGGTGAGGCGGCATAATAGTCCCAccctttatttaatttttttttacttaatgattaaaaaaatattttttaataatattataaattttttattttttaaaaaaatatttgaaaatattaaaaaaatatatataaaaaaaattcaaaatacactGACAAGAGCTCCCAACAATGGCCGTAAAGCCACCCTTTAGaggaaataatagaaataaaagagtaattaaAGAGGTAAGAACGAAGGTGTAAATTCTTCCATATAAATTTAATGGAATGCAATAAGAGGAGATTTAAGTACGGTTTAGATGgtgagatgatataaaatgaaagttgaatcaaatattattataataataataatattttaaaattaaaaaaaattaaattatttattatattttatacaaaaatttagaaaaattataatgatagaatgaaatatttttattatctaaataggatcaatttttagatatttttcatgaaattaatGGGGTGACAACATTTAATCATGTTGAAAGATCATTGACCATTTGACCTATATAAGCAATCCTTCAATCTCTTTCCTTTGTCCGtttccttttctctcattttatcAATGCTTTCGTGCCCTTGgacaaaataaaagtaaaacattTATTCTCGTGATCATTTTAAGCGCCACTTCAGAATTTTACAAACTTGAAGaatgttttttaatttagaatatcATGACCGCCCGCCCAATCAATTCATTTCGATGTATTACCCAGTACATTATACATTTACAATTCTTATTACTGTTTTAAATACTGTACTATACCGATTGGTACGGCCTGTATATGCCTTACCAAATACTGGTCtggtataagtattatatatatttcatattagcccaaatatagtatatatttcgGCCCGTACCGGCAAATATTTcaacatttaattattatttttttaaaattatgaaatcaTTTTTTGACTTCCAATTCAgactaacttatttataatttatatataatttattcatatatagactattattttgaaatataatttatatatatatattttatatatataatttattcatatatcgattaTCTCAAAACGGTATATGAAACGGTACAGATACATGAAACGTTaccgatatcgaaatatttaGTTTCAgtgtcttgaccggtacgacatccggtatggtattcaaaactttgattctcattccattttgttttaaattcagTCTCATTCAAGGTGttttatttaatagaaaattttaatacaatagaacatttgtaattttttcaagtttggaTGACATTTTAATAAACTTTAAATCTAGATGCTCTTcgtataattttaaaatctaaaagtcatttatatcatttttttaactttaaatatgtccaccctttttctattttttaaatctcatcattcttgataattttttacttctttatttttatttttattttgttgtctCGACTCAAATTTGTAGTTttctaatattatcttttgacgtaattatctctatctctttttttgtatgttttcaACTAATATTGGtttctattttataaatctccacttctatatatatagacacacataaatacatacaatacacacttatatatacatttatttattttactaatgatcactttatatgtttttatatatacaattaatctTAAAATGGTACATCGAAACGTACATATACTAAATATTTCGTTTTAATACTTGTACCAAAATAATCACTGCAACAAAATTTAAAGTGATGGCCGAATCGAAACAATGTATTGAGCGCGTTCAAACTAtacatttaaaaatgaaatattacatGTCTATAGTGTtagaataatttcaaaatatgggCTTTCATTtaattgcatattttgtgttttctaaAAACTGGTTAGAAGTATAGCTCATAATGGTACTTTGATTAAGCCCGATATGTTGAGTGATCACTTGGATTTTTTACACCTTAAGTTGTATAGGATTATATCCTATTTGATGTGAAAAATTACATATGTAGGCTAGGAAGCTTAAAGGTTTTAttccataaatattttgaacctTAATTAGAGTTAGAGTCTTTAATGGGAGGACTCCATAAGTTTTCTATATTAAGAAGTTAGGTCCTTTCTTCTCTCCATGTGTGTCTATTGGCTTATCCCATTGAAGGCTAATACTTTTATGAGAAGCAAGAAGGGGAAGATTTAGCCGCATCTCCTAAACTATGTATTGACAATTGTGATTCTTTGTTCTTAGCATGATTTCTAGTAATTTCCACATATAGTTGTAACACTTCGCTCCTCACAATTAATAAATacgttattttttttagaaaatcacAAAAGTTGGAGTGTTACTactaacttaaaaatatatatatttttattctaaaagaagCGCAAAGtacaaatatttcttataataaatataatcgttttatattaaaatactaaaatcataaataagagTGCGcataatcatttattaaaatatctcaaagtccgtactataaaaattataacttaaaatatttatacatgatctaggccactgTCATGCTTCCATGGACTAAGTCTCTTCCTGCAACTCTAccatcataaatattctgacctgggtggtttaaaaacgtaaaacaactaaaatgagttgatgattTAGTAAAAAGTTcatcaaaacataaacatacttaatataaatttttttttcataaaatatttcatgtgtagaaatttaaaattgtgATCATTCATGCGTATGCTTATAACATGcataacttaaattatttatcatacttATTGTACTTATCACACTTATTATACTGACTAATATACTTAAACTGACTAATATACTCAACCTTGTATAGGAGGTTATGCACCGACCCCACATATTGTAGTCATAACTAGAGACTTTGCCTTCTTTTGATCATTTGTGTCTAATTGACTTATctgtttatttgaaacttgaatttTTGTTCCTCAGAGTTATTTATCTGTTTGAGTTGACACCTTTAACAACGTTGTAATAGTTGGCGGGCACTTTCTTCATCGGTTTAGCCTGAACCCTACCAGGTCAGGTGGGTATTCAGGCCTTAGGTGTCTTGCTAGGCCGTGGAGGTCCAAGCCTAGGCCCAAGCCCAATGAAACACCATGCGGGCCTTTGGGAGTATTGGAGCCCTTCCAATTAGTGAAacggtttgtgaataataataaaattgtttgaataaaatgttttatgagattttagaaaatggaagaaaaattaaacaaaaatattataaagttaaaatattattataatataattttattttgggatttaaaaaagttgaattgagttttttagAAGTTCAagaaagttgtattaattaggcaatgattatataaaaaattttaaaatttaaaattaaaaaatgtttatttttatagtgtttagatattgagatgatatgagattagaCAAATTTGAAAGAAGCAATTTACATACATCCCTATcgtatcatttttcataaataaaaaagttatgagaaaaaatagttaattatatttttatctattttttcttataaaaagaaaatttatttatttaatctaaaatttgagatattttagtatgcatttatcaaaataatataaaatgacgacaatatatgtttatttcatgtgaaatgtttttttaattatgaaaagttgTAAGGAAAATTTCGTCAAAACTCATTTGAATTAAAAGAGAATAAGGTTAGAGTATTGCAATATTATTAGTAGGATaacatctttatttttctaGTGATATTAATTCGTTTACGACAAATTTtcgtttgttttaaaaatatataatgatatattatttattatttattatttataataaaaaaaccaattaacataagatattttgtgaatatactCACCATTTAACGGCCTGAGTGTATAGGAAAAGCCTACTTTGCCCTCCAAAGTTTCTCACTAGTATAATTGTATAACTAATTATTTCAATCTCCGAGCATGTATATTCTACATTTTCCAGTACTTTACGAACTTTCAAACTCCAGCTCCTGAGATGGCACTGACAAATAACTGTGCTATTATCAATGAGGAAGGATATACATACAATACATTGTTAAAcatattacataataatattataaaataatattatttttataagatattttataaaaatatctttcatttaaaatatagttgtgtaaagtattgtaaaaaatattatatataaatcattttccattatcAAATCTAACTCGTTTTTGTAGCGAGTCTGTGTAGAAGAGAGGGAGATGCATATGTACTTTTGGATTCCCAAATGGTTGATTTATattcgtttggataatgagataagatgaaataattttagatgagttgaataaaatattattttttaatattattattattttaaaatttaaaaaaaattgaattatttattatattttttataaaaatttaaaaaaattataatgataaaataaaatgagataaaattatctCTATATCCAATCAGGGCGATAAATCCTATCCATTCAAACCCTGCAAATTACTACTCCTCAGCAGCTGGAACAGcttgcttctttttcttttcttattttcattattaatttatagttaTAGAAATAGGAATTGTATAAACAATACCTTGGAgggataaaatatctcatacCTAAATAACCAAATTCAGCCCATGAAGGGCCTCCgttagaagaaaaatgaaggaaagaatAAGGTCTTATTTAGATGTAGAGATGATTTCAtcttatcgttataatttttttaaacttttacacaaaatataataaataatttaattttttcaaatctcataataataatattattaaaaaaataatattttaataatattttattcaactttcaactttttatctaaaATGATCTTATCTTTTCTCACTATCCGAATGAGGTGTAAGAGAGGGAGGGGATAAAggttgagaaaggaaaaaggtgtcagaaagaaaaataaggacGTGACGTAAAGAAGAGAAGATAGGTCGTAAAGTAGGCAAGGGACAAAAGATAAAGCAAAGGGATCAAACCACTTCTAAGGGACCTTTTGGGACTTTAACGacttcagcttcttcaacctctcggCAAGGAGACGAGCGAGGAGATCTCTATTGTAcaaagaggaagagagaccattagagattgtacaaatcatttctcttgtaaatattatattatagtggacTTTCCCCTCTTCAAAACTCTCATGGATATAAGCTTTACACAAAATCATGTAGATCTGGGTATCAttgtctctttattttctttatatttattttctactcGTTGCCATGTATGTACGTACCGACGCTGTATAGCCGCACCAGACTACTACCGGGAGCTCCACTCTACACCGATAAAGGCCTGAACAATCTGTCGAGAATAGATCTTTCTCCTATTCTGGCCTGTTATTCCATTTTTAGGCGTTAACATTATTATTACTTGTGCATGCATAggcatatgtatatatgataGAGGTATAGtcaaagagtaatgttagggACAACTTCAAAATGCATAaatcttttacaaattttttttttatatgaatactTTGTTGGATTacaaaaatttcactttttaataataaatcttattatttttcaacggaagggtataaaatttatctataataaaattatatctaacattactcaactttaaaaGCACGAAATGAGACCTTATTTGGGATATTAAATGGTATGGTATAAAAAAGAATCGCTCCAAAAGAGGTCCGAGACAATGGGCCAGCCCCGTCTACGTGGGTAGTCAAAGGAGTGGTCTCACACCTTGTGCCAATGTCAAAGATAATTTTCTAATGCAAATGGATGGATCATGGAACCGAACCGGCTCACCCACAGCAACTGCAATACTTCTCCAAAACCATTATATAACATACAACTGCATCGAAACTCTATTCTAAAACCAAAGTTTCACAGTGAGTacaattgatttatttatttttattttttatgatagttGACGTTGAAGTCTTCCATGTTAATGGTAATAATTCTGAAAAGAATTCTATCTGccattgttgttattattattattattatttatctctaTATCCTcctctatttgttttttattttttatttttttctaatctcaCAGTTTGTGAGCCATGTTGAGAGGACCACATCCTAGCCACACAAAGACACACTCATAGAAGAATAGTCCAAGATTGAAATGTAAGCTTATAGGCCCCATATCTCTCCTGCTTTCCACACCCTCCACCCCTCATCTTCAACCAGCCACTCTCTTGTTTCCACGTGGCATTCCAAACATCCAAAATACAATTTAATCACCACCAAGCTTCTCCATGCCagtttttatctcaaatattttttcgttttcaataattaaagaaatatataagcCAGGACTTTTGTTTTGCTGggcaaacaaatataaaattggACTACTTTACCCACTTCCCATTGGTGTAGGCCACCCATGTCTTCCCTCACACCACCTTAAAATTACCTCtaaatttgtccaaaaccagGGGTAGTCACATAAACCTGTAGGCTGTGAACAAAAAAGACATATCAGCCTCCCATCTCCAATCCAACGTTTTCCTTCCTTTCTAGACTGCCTTCTGCTCTCATCAACCTCTACCTTTTTCTCTTGCTTGTGTTCCAAagctttcatataaaatcagaAGGAAGACAAGAATCCAAACCCATTCCATGTATATTCCCAAAACCAAGTAAGAATTTCCAAAAGCCAATTCAACCATCTCTTCCATTCTCAGAGAGAGT includes:
- the LOC121237153 gene encoding secretory carrier-associated membrane protein 4-like isoform X1; translation: MNRHHHDPNPFDEEEVNPFSKGAAAPGSKPRIPSLGPETLGFGQKHDATVDIPLDTMKDSKNKERELAAWESDLKRREKEIRRREDAVTKAGVPNDDKNWPPFFPIIHHDIANEIPVHAQRLQYLAFASWLGIVLCLVFNMIAVMVCWIRGGGVKIFFLSTIYALLGCPMSYVLWYRPLYRAMRTDSALKFGWFFLFYLIHIGFCIFAAIAPPVVFHGKSLTGILAAIDLFNGHVMVGIFYLVGFALFCLESLLSLWVLQKIYLYFRGSK
- the LOC121237153 gene encoding secretory carrier-associated membrane protein 4-like isoform X2, translating into MKDSKNKERELAAWESDLKRREKEIRRREDAVTKAGVPNDDKNWPPFFPIIHHDIANEIPVHAQRLQYLAFASWLGIVLCLVFNMIAVMVCWIRGGGVKIFFLSTIYALLGCPMSYVLWYRPLYRAMRTDSALKFGWFFLFYLIHIGFCIFAAIAPPVVFHGKSLTGILAAIDLFNGHVMVGIFYLVGFALFCLESLLSLWVLQKIYLYFRGSK